The segment AGGGCTAACTGGCCTTCAAAGATGGCGGTGTTGGGGCTGTGGCCGATAGCGACAAACAGGCCGGCCACTTCCAGTGATTCAGCCGCGTCACCTTTGGTCGACAACAGTTTCAGACCGGTTACGCCCATCTGATCTCCCACGACTTCGTCCAGCGTACGGTCGGTATGCAACACGATATTGCCGTTGCGTACCTTTTCCATCAGGCGGTCGATAAGGATTTTTTCGGCACGGAAGCTATCACGACGGTGAATCAGATGCACCTCAGCGGCGATATTCGCCAGGTACAGCGCTTCTTCCACGGCGGTGTTGCCGCCACCGATGACCGCGACTTTCTGATTGCGATAGAAAAAACCGTCGCAGGTTGCACAGGCCGATACGCCTTTACCTTTAAACGCTTCTTCTGACGGCAAGCCGAGATAACGGGCGGAAGCACCGGTCGCGATGATCAGCGCATCGGCGGTGTACTCGCCGCTGTCACCGGTCAGGCGGAAAGGACGGTTCTGCAAATCGACCGTGTGAATATGGTCGAAAATGATTTCGGTATTAAACTTTTCGGCATGTTCGTGCATGCGTTCCATCAGCGATGGACCTGTCAGATCGTGCGGGTCGCCTGGCCAGTTCTCCACTTCGGTGGTGGTGGTGAGCTGACCGCCTTTTTCCAGACCGGTAATCAATACCGGATTCAGGTTGGCGCGCGCGGCATAGACTGCAGCGGTGTAACCGGCAGGGCCGGAGCCCAGAATGAGCAGCTTACTGTGTTTGGCCGTACTCATGTGTTCCTCAGTTTTTTGTCTGACAACATAGCTAGCGATTGTAGGGAAATTGCCGCCGCAAAAAAAGTCTTCAGCAATTTTGTTAACAATCGCTGCGAGCGGCGTAGACGATGAGAAGGAATTCTGCACGCGGATTGCGCCAAAAGGGGGCAATGCTCGGTAATTAGTGGTGCAGCTGTATAAAAAATCTCATTAGAAAACAGGAACCCAGCACTCTGTCTGGCATCTTGTACTGAATTTGGATGTTTTACTTTGACAATCGCCTGCGCATTTGCGAAAACATTGTCAGAAGCAAAGAAGATTTAGCGATACAAAACAGAATTTCATACCTGTTTTGGTTTGTTTCGCCAGATTTAAACAGTCTGACATTGGTAATGACGCATGATGTGGACAGACAACATGCGTCATACGGATGGTCGCATTACTGCACAGGCTTATCGTCTTCACTTCGAGTAAGGCCCTGAGCAATGAATGTTTTCAGGGTGTGGCAGGTTAAGGGAAGGAATTAAGAGAGACAATAATAATGGTAGACAATAAGAAGCGCCCCGGAAAAGATCTGGATCGTATCGACAGAAACATTCTGAATGAATTGCAGAAAGACGGTCGTATTTCCAATGTCGAGCTTTCGAAACGTGTTGGATTATCACCGACGCCGTGTCTTGAGCGTGTTCGTCGCCTGGAACGTCAGGGTTTCATTCTTGGCTATACCGCACAGCTCAACCCGCACTATCTCGATGCTTCGCTGCTGGTATTTGTTGAGATTACTCTGAATCGTGGCGCGCCAGATGTGTTTGAGCAATTTAACGCCGCCGTGCAAAAACTTGAGGAAACTCAAGAGTGTCACCTCGTTTCCGGTGACTTTGACTATCTGCTGAAAACCCGTGTGCCGGAT is part of the Pantoea phytobeneficialis genome and harbors:
- the trxB gene encoding thioredoxin-disulfide reductase yields the protein MSTAKHSKLLILGSGPAGYTAAVYAARANLNPVLITGLEKGGQLTTTTEVENWPGDPHDLTGPSLMERMHEHAEKFNTEIIFDHIHTVDLQNRPFRLTGDSGEYTADALIIATGASARYLGLPSEEAFKGKGVSACATCDGFFYRNQKVAVIGGGNTAVEEALYLANIAAEVHLIHRRDSFRAEKILIDRLMEKVRNGNIVLHTDRTLDEVVGDQMGVTGLKLLSTKGDAAESLEVAGLFVAIGHSPNTAIFEGQLALENGYIKVQSGLHGNATQTSIPGVFAAGDVMDHIYRQAITSAGTGCMAALDAERYLDGLVKNDK
- the lrp gene encoding leucine-responsive transcriptional regulator Lrp: MVDNKKRPGKDLDRIDRNILNELQKDGRISNVELSKRVGLSPTPCLERVRRLERQGFILGYTAQLNPHYLDASLLVFVEITLNRGAPDVFEQFNAAVQKLEETQECHLVSGDFDYLLKTRVPDMSAYRKLLGETLLRLPGVNDTRTYVVMEEVKQSNRLVIKTR